One genomic segment of Pedobacter endophyticus includes these proteins:
- a CDS encoding patatin-like phospholipase family protein codes for MTNEPIINKPKIRVGIVLSGGGIRGIAHLGVLKAFSNLGITFSHISGTSAGAIAGAFFAAGIDPEEGLSIFLRTKLWRFVRPAVGSLGLINIENTSLILKEYFPENAIEKLKIPLTIAAVNFSEGKLVYFTKGPLIRAVHASSCIPGIFKPIMIDGQMFVDGGILNNFPVEPLMENCDFIIGSSCNHLKPVDKITGITNLMGRAGVMSINHDMERKAKFCNVMIEPKGLGAISTFDMKRAEDIYWLAHEEALITIKNTPTIRELITK; via the coding sequence ATGACAAATGAACCAATAATCAATAAGCCAAAAATTAGGGTTGGCATCGTACTATCAGGCGGAGGCATTAGGGGCATAGCGCACCTTGGCGTGTTAAAGGCATTCAGTAACTTGGGTATTACGTTTAGTCACATCAGTGGTACCAGCGCAGGCGCCATTGCCGGGGCTTTTTTTGCTGCTGGCATCGATCCCGAAGAAGGGCTGAGCATTTTTCTCAGAACGAAATTGTGGCGTTTTGTTCGGCCAGCAGTGGGTTCTTTGGGCTTAATCAATATTGAGAACACATCATTGATTTTAAAGGAATACTTTCCCGAAAATGCGATCGAAAAGCTTAAGATTCCGCTAACTATTGCCGCGGTAAATTTTAGCGAGGGAAAGTTGGTTTATTTTACAAAAGGTCCTCTTATTCGGGCTGTGCATGCTTCGAGTTGCATTCCGGGTATCTTTAAACCAATTATGATCGACGGACAAATGTTTGTTGATGGGGGCATCTTAAACAATTTTCCGGTTGAGCCTTTGATGGAAAACTGTGACTTCATTATTGGATCTTCGTGTAACCATTTAAAGCCGGTGGATAAGATTACGGGCATCACCAACCTCATGGGCAGGGCTGGCGTAATGTCGATCAATCACGATATGGAAAGGAAAGCAAAGTTTTGCAATGTAATGATCGAGCCAAAGGGACTTGGGGCAATTAGTACTTTTGACATGAAACGAGCAGAAGACATTTATTGGCTCGCCCACGAAGAAGCCCTGATTACCATAAAGAATACGCCAACAATCAGGGAGCTGATTACGAAGTAG
- the gldB gene encoding gliding motility lipoprotein GldB — protein sequence MMYNVKRKQIYLIFLFAILFISCNRSNRPNVSNINLEIKIERFDKELFSLKATDPKEADSLLLRKYGFFYDDYIHKMVGSPEYSNAEVLSTLFNDQAYTDLTKEVDSVFPNLKAQEQGLTETFKYIKYYYPKAKLPRFIAFASGFAYQMPVGDNYLGIGLDMFLGKDSKFYKAIVQSVPLYLSRRFTPEYIVPRVAETYAHEELFAEPDENRTLLSKMIFQGKILYFLDQVLPENTADSTKIGYSSAQLDWVQNFEGDIWAYFLENNDLFETDYQKIQVFLSEGPFTPGLGENRDSAPKLGVWVGWQIVKKYMEENPKVSLQQLMADNDTQKILNLSKYKPKQK from the coding sequence ATGATGTATAACGTAAAACGCAAGCAAATTTATTTAATTTTTCTTTTTGCTATTCTATTTATTTCCTGCAATCGTAGTAACAGGCCTAATGTAAGTAACATAAATCTGGAGATAAAGATTGAAAGATTCGATAAAGAATTGTTTTCGCTCAAGGCTACTGATCCAAAAGAGGCGGATAGTTTGTTGCTCAGGAAATACGGCTTTTTTTACGACGATTACATTCATAAAATGGTTGGATCGCCAGAGTATAGCAATGCAGAAGTACTGTCGACGCTTTTTAATGATCAGGCTTATACCGATTTGACGAAGGAAGTGGACAGTGTTTTCCCCAATTTGAAAGCACAGGAGCAAGGACTCACCGAGACTTTTAAATACATCAAATATTATTATCCAAAAGCCAAACTGCCAAGGTTTATCGCTTTTGCATCGGGTTTTGCTTATCAAATGCCGGTGGGCGACAATTACCTGGGTATAGGTCTGGATATGTTTCTGGGGAAGGATAGCAAGTTTTACAAAGCTATTGTTCAAAGCGTTCCGTTATATTTATCGCGGAGGTTTACTCCCGAATACATTGTTCCGCGGGTGGCAGAAACCTATGCGCATGAGGAGCTTTTTGCCGAGCCTGACGAAAACAGAACTTTGCTATCGAAAATGATATTCCAGGGTAAGATATTGTATTTTCTCGATCAGGTACTGCCAGAAAATACTGCAGATTCTACAAAAATCGGTTACAGTTCGGCACAATTAGACTGGGTGCAAAATTTTGAGGGCGACATCTGGGCGTATTTTTTGGAGAACAATGATCTGTTCGAAACCGATTATCAAAAGATTCAGGTTTTTTTGTCGGAAGGCCCTTTTACCCCCGGTTTGGGCGAAAACAGAGATTCGGCGCCAAAGCTCGGCGTGTGGGTTGGCTGGCAGATTGTGAAAAAATACATGGAAGAAAATCCAAAGGTTAGCTTGCAACAGTTGATGGCAGATAACGATACGCAGAAGATACTGAATCTATCTAAATACAAACCAAAACAGAAATAG
- a CDS encoding porin family protein, with protein sequence MKRVTTILILSFLSVNVWAQTPLLSNYGFRLGLTASPTIGWVKPEQGKTNSVSLGFSYGLIGDFNFAPNYSFSTALTITTINGKSTEVNVPPYYANNTPGNTVPVAYDLKYKLQYVELPLTVKLKTLKEDGKRWYGQFGLSNAFNISAKQDATQSSGKVGNNQNISDHTKFYRGGLLIGAGGEFDISGNTSILAGLTFNNGFTNITNDDNRDTRNHFITLNFGLFF encoded by the coding sequence ATGAAAAGAGTAACGACAATTTTAATTTTATCATTTTTAAGCGTTAACGTTTGGGCGCAAACTCCCCTCCTTTCCAATTACGGATTCAGGCTCGGTTTAACCGCCTCGCCAACCATTGGCTGGGTAAAACCCGAGCAAGGCAAAACCAACAGCGTGAGTCTGGGCTTCTCCTATGGATTAATAGGCGATTTTAACTTTGCACCAAACTACAGCTTTTCTACGGCGCTTACCATCACTACAATTAACGGCAAAAGCACCGAAGTTAACGTTCCGCCATATTATGCAAATAATACGCCCGGCAATACGGTTCCCGTGGCTTACGATTTGAAATACAAGCTTCAATACGTTGAATTACCATTAACCGTAAAGCTTAAAACGCTTAAAGAGGATGGCAAGCGTTGGTACGGACAATTCGGATTGTCGAACGCATTTAATATCAGTGCAAAGCAAGATGCGACCCAAAGCAGCGGCAAAGTGGGCAATAACCAAAACATTTCAGATCATACCAAGTTTTACCGCGGTGGACTACTCATCGGGGCCGGGGGCGAGTTCGATATTTCGGGCAACACAAGCATTCTTGCGGGCTTAACTTTTAACAATGGGTTTACCAATATCACAAACGACGATAATCGCGACACCCGCAACCATTTCATCACATTAAATTTCGGTCTCTTTTTCTAA
- a CDS encoding NAD+ synthase: MKIALAQLNYHIGNFEANTKKIIETIQAAKQKGADLVVFAELAICGYPPRDFLEFDDFISLCDQAAHEIAAHCVGIACIVGLPIKNDIPQGKDLFNAAYFIEDGKIKSTVKKALLPTYDVFDEYRYFEPATDFKCINFRGKKIALTICEDLWNINDNPLYVSNPMDELIKEQPDMMINIAASPFSYTHDDERIQVLGDNAKKYNLPVFYVNQVGAQTEIIFDGGSLVFDADGAMKAEMKYFEEDLQVFDLEEILNVRNKYPKMERLTDIEQIHDALVLGIKDYFGKSGFKQAVLGLSGGIDSAVVCALACSALGAENVMAVLMPSQYSSDHSVQDALDLANNIGCKHEIIAIKDVAEQFDHILAPAFKGLPFDLAEENIQARIRGIINMAMSNKFGYILLNTSNKSECAVGYGTLYGDMCGAIGVIGDVYKTQVFELARFINKEREIIPVNTIVKPPSAELRPDQKDSDSLPEYDVLDTILYQHIEKKQGSKAIIAQGFDEALVRRILKMVNIAEFKRYQTPPILRVSPKAFGMGRRMPIVGKYMA; the protein is encoded by the coding sequence ATGAAAATAGCTTTAGCGCAACTCAACTATCATATCGGCAATTTTGAGGCAAATACGAAGAAAATAATCGAAACCATACAGGCTGCCAAACAAAAGGGAGCAGATTTAGTCGTATTTGCCGAGCTTGCTATTTGCGGCTACCCGCCACGCGATTTTTTGGAGTTTGATGATTTTATTTCGCTGTGCGACCAGGCTGCACATGAAATTGCAGCGCACTGCGTCGGAATTGCCTGCATTGTGGGTTTGCCGATTAAAAACGATATCCCGCAGGGGAAAGATTTATTTAATGCCGCTTATTTTATCGAGGATGGAAAGATCAAATCGACGGTTAAGAAAGCGTTGCTGCCCACTTACGATGTTTTTGACGAATACCGTTACTTTGAACCGGCTACCGATTTTAAATGTATCAATTTTCGGGGCAAAAAAATAGCTTTAACCATTTGCGAAGATCTTTGGAACATAAACGATAACCCGCTATATGTTTCGAACCCGATGGATGAACTGATTAAAGAGCAGCCCGACATGATGATTAACATTGCCGCTTCGCCTTTTTCGTACACCCATGATGATGAACGCATTCAGGTATTGGGCGATAATGCAAAAAAATACAACCTTCCGGTTTTTTATGTCAACCAGGTTGGCGCCCAAACGGAGATTATTTTTGACGGGGGCTCGCTGGTTTTTGATGCCGATGGCGCCATGAAGGCCGAAATGAAATATTTTGAAGAGGATTTGCAGGTATTTGATTTGGAAGAGATATTGAACGTCCGGAATAAATACCCCAAAATGGAAAGGCTAACTGATATTGAGCAAATTCACGATGCATTGGTATTGGGCATTAAAGATTATTTCGGTAAATCGGGCTTTAAACAGGCTGTTCTGGGTTTATCTGGCGGCATCGATTCGGCAGTGGTGTGTGCACTGGCCTGTAGCGCATTGGGCGCAGAAAATGTGATGGCGGTTTTAATGCCATCGCAATATTCGTCAGATCATTCGGTACAGGATGCTTTGGATCTGGCAAACAATATCGGTTGTAAGCACGAAATTATCGCAATAAAAGACGTTGCCGAACAATTCGATCATATTTTGGCACCTGCATTTAAGGGCTTACCGTTCGATCTGGCCGAAGAAAATATTCAAGCCCGCATTCGCGGAATTATCAACATGGCCATGAGCAACAAGTTCGGCTACATTTTGCTCAATACTTCTAACAAAAGCGAGTGCGCAGTGGGCTACGGAACCTTATACGGCGATATGTGTGGGGCCATTGGTGTAATTGGCGATGTGTATAAGACGCAGGTTTTCGAACTGGCGAGGTTTATCAATAAAGAGCGAGAGATTATTCCCGTTAACACCATAGTAAAACCGCCTTCAGCCGAATTGAGACCCGATCAAAAAGATTCTGATTCGCTACCTGAATACGACGTGCTCGACACCATTTTATACCAGCATATTGAAAAAAAACAGGGCTCGAAAGCAATTATTGCACAGGGTTTTGATGAGGCACTGGTTCGAAGGATTTTGAAGATGGTGAATATTGCAGAGTTTAAACGCTACCAAACGCCCCCAATTTTAAGGGTTTCGCCAAAAGCATTCGGTATGGGAAGGCGCATGCCAATTGTAGGCAAGTACATGGCTTAA
- a CDS encoding OsmC family protein, whose product MKRNATAVWQGSIKEGSGKLTTQSTTLSDTQYSFNSRFAEGVGTNPEELIAAAHAGCFTMKLSANLAEAGFTADKLETKCEINLDPSKGEIVESHLTLTASVPDLSQEKFDELVADAEKNCPISKLLNTSITVDATLA is encoded by the coding sequence ATGAAAAGAAATGCAACAGCCGTTTGGCAAGGTTCTATTAAAGAGGGCAGTGGTAAATTAACCACGCAAAGCACTACGTTAAGCGATACACAATATTCATTTAACTCTCGTTTTGCGGAAGGGGTAGGCACAAATCCAGAGGAATTGATCGCGGCGGCACATGCCGGCTGCTTCACCATGAAATTATCGGCCAATTTAGCCGAGGCTGGGTTTACTGCTGATAAATTAGAGACCAAATGCGAGATCAATTTAGACCCATCAAAAGGAGAAATTGTAGAGTCGCACTTAACATTAACGGCAAGTGTTCCCGATTTATCGCAAGAAAAATTTGATGAACTTGTAGCTGACGCAGAAAAGAACTGCCCAATTTCTAAACTATTAAATACTTCTATTACAGTTGATGCTACTTTAGCATAA